A single genomic interval of Ammospiza caudacuta isolate bAmmCau1 chromosome 19, bAmmCau1.pri, whole genome shotgun sequence harbors:
- the LOC131566109 gene encoding myosin-1B-like, translating to MSSDSEMAIFGEAAPYLRKSEKERIEAQNKPFDAKTSVFVVHAKESFVKGTITSRESGKVTVKTEGGETLTVKEDQIFSMNPPKYDKVEDMAMMTHLHEPAVLYNLKERYAAWMIYTYSGLFCVTVNPYKWLPVYNPEVVLAYRGKKRQEAPPHIFSISDNAYQFMLTDRENQSILITGESGAGKTVNTKRVIQYFATIAASGEKKKEEKSSGKMQGTLEDQIISANPLLEAFGNAKTVRNDNSSRFGKFIRIHFGATGKLASADIETYLLEKSRVTFQLKAERSYHIFYQIMSNKKPELIDMLLITTNPYDYQFVSQGEVTVASINDQEELMATDSAIDILGFTADERAAIYKLTGAVMHYGNLKFKQKQREEQAEPDGTEVADKAAYLMGLNSADLLKALCYPRVKVGNEYVTKGQNVQQVYNSVGALAKAVYEKMFLWMVVRINEQLDTKQPRQYFIGVLDIAGFEIFDFNSLEQLCINFTNEKLQQFFNHHMFVLEQEEYKKEGIEWEFIDFGMDLAACIELIEKPMGIFSILEEECMFPKATDTSFKNKLYDQHLGKSSNFQKPKPGKGKAEAHFSLVHYAGTVDYNITGWLEKNKDPLNETVIGLYQKSSVKTLALLFASAGGEAEASGGGGGKKGGKKKGSSFQTVSALFRENLNKLMTNLRSTHPHFVRCIIPNETKTPGAMEHELVLHQLRCNGVLEGIRICRKGFPSRVLYADFKQRYKVLNASAIPEGQFIDSKKASEKLLSSIDVDHTQYKFGNTKVFFKAGLIGLLEEMRDEKLAQLITRTQAICRGYLRRVEYQRMVERRESIFSIQFNIRAFMNVKHWSWMKLFFKIKPLLKSAESEKEMANMKEEFEKTKEELAKSESKRKEIEEKMASLMKEKNDLQLQVQSEADALADAEERCDQLIKTKIQLEAKVKEVTERAEDEEEINAELTAKKRKLEDECSELKKDIDDLELTLAKVEKEKYATENKVKNLTEEMAALDETIAKLTKEKKALQEAHQQTLDDLQAEEDKVNTLTKAKTKLEQQVDDLEGSLEQEKKLRMDLERAKRKLEGDLKMAQDSIMDLENDKQQLDEKLKKKDFEISQIQGKIEDEQLLGMQFQKKIKELQARIEELEEEIEAERTSRAKAEKHRADLSRELEEISERLEEAGGATAAQVEMNKKREAEFQKMRRDLEEATLQHEATAAALRKKHADSTAELGEQIDNLQRVKQKLEKEKSELKMEIDDLASNMESVSKAKANLEKMCRTLEDQLSEIKTKEEEHQHMINDLNAQRARLQTESGQYSRQVEEKDAMVSQLSRGKQAFTQQIEELKRRLDEEIKAKSSLAHALQSARHDCDLLREQYEEEQEAKGELQRALSKANSEVAHWRTKYETDAIQRTEELEEAKKKLAQRLQDAEEHVEAVNAKCASLEKTKQRLQNEVEDLMIDLERSNAACAALDKKQKNFDKILAEWKQKYEETQAELEASQKESRSLSTELFKMKNAYEESLDHLETMKRENKNLQQEISDLTEQIAEGGKAIHELEKVKKQIEQEKSELQVSLEEAEASLEHEEGKILRLQLELNQVKAEIDRKIAEKDEEIDQMKRNNLRIVESMQATLDAEIRSRNEALRLKKKMEGDLNEMEIQLSHANRVASEAQKNLRNTQAVLKDTQIHLDEALRTQEDLKEQVAMVERRANLLQAEVEELRAALEQTERSRKLAEQELLDASERVQLLHTQNTSLINTKKKLETDIAQIQSEMEDTIQEARNAEEKAKKAITDAAMMAEELKKEQDTSAHLERMKKNLDQTVKDLQFRLDEAEQLALKGGKKQIQKLEARVRELEGEVDAEQKRSAEAVKGVRKYERRVKELTYQSEEDRKNVLRLQDLVDKLQMKLKSYKRQAEEAEELSNVNLSKFRKIQHELEEAEERADIAESQVNKLRAKSREIHVKKIGEEE from the exons ATGTCTTCGGACTCGGAGATGGCCATCTTTGGGGAGGCGGCTCCTTACCTCCGAAAATCGGAGAAGGAGAGAATTGAGGCCCAGAACAAACCTTTCGATGCCAAGACATCAGTCTTTGTGGTACATGCAAAGGAATCCTTTGTGAAAGGGACAATCACGAGCAGAGAATCGGGCAAAGTCACTGTCAAGACTGAAGGGGGAGAG ACCCTGACTGTGAAAGAAGATCAAATCTTCTCCATGAACCCTCCCAAGTATGACAAAGTCGAGGACATGGCCATGATGACCCACCTGCACGAACCCGCTGTGCTGTACAACCTCAAAGAGCGTTACGCAGCCTGGATGATCTAC ACCTACTCGGGTCTCTTCTGCGTCACTGTCAACCCCTACAAGTGGCTGCCGGTGTACAACCCCGAGGTGGTGTTGGCCTACCGAGGCAAGAAGCGCCAGGAGGCCCCTCCACACATCTTCTCCATCTCTGACAACGCCTATCAGTTCATGCTGACTG ATCGTGAGAACCAGTCCATCCTGATCAC CGGAGAATCCGGGGCCGGGAAGACTGTGAACACCAAGCGTGTCATCCAGTACTTTGCAACAATTGCAGCCagtggagagaagaaaaaggaggagaagtCATCAGGCAAAATGCAG GGAACGCTTGAGGATCAAATCATCAGTGCCAACCCACTGCTGGAGGCCTTTGGAAACGCCAAGACCGTGAGGAACGACAACTCCTCACGCTTT GGCAAATTCATCAGAATCCATTTTGGTGCCACAGGCAAACTGGCTTCTGCTGACATTGAAACTT ATCTGCTGGAGAAGTCCAGAGTCACTTTCCAGCTCAAGGCGGAGAGGAGCTACCACATCTTTTATCAGATCATGTCCAACAAGAAGCCAGAGCTAATTG ACATGCTCCTCATCACCACCAACCCCTATGACTACCAGTTTGTGAGTCAAGGTGAGGTCACTGTTGCCAGCATTAACGACCAGGAGGAGCTGATGGCTACAGAT AGTGCCATTGACATCCTGGGCTTCACTGCTGATGAGAGGGCGGCCATCTACAAGCTGACAGGGGCTGTCATGCACTATGGGAACCTGAAGTTCAAGCAGAAACAAcgagaggagcaggcagagcctgatggcACCGAAG TTGCTGACAAGGCTGCCTACCTGATGGGTCTGAACTCAGCAGACCTGCTCAAGGCTCTCTGCTACCCCCGAGTCAAGGTGGGGAATGAATACGTGACCAAAGGCCAAAATGTGCAGCAG GTATACAATTCAGTGGGTGCCCTGGCAAAGGCTGTCTATGAGAAGATGTTCCTGTGGATGGTTGTTCGCATCAACGAACAGCTGGACACGAAGCAGCCCAGGCAGTACTTCATTGGTGTCCTGGACATTGCTGGCTTTGAGATCTTTGAT TTCAACAGCCTGGAGCAACTGTGCATCAACTTCACCAATGAGAAACTGCAACAGTTCTTCAACCACCACATGTtcgtgctggagcaggaggagtaCAAGAAGGAGGGCATTGAATGGGAGTTCATTGACTTTGGCATGGACCTGGCTGCCTGCATTGAGCTCATTGAGAAG CCCATGGGCATCTTCTCCATCCTGGAAGAGGAGTGCATGTTCCCCAAGGCAACTGACACCTCTTTCAAGAACAAGCTCTATGACCAGCACCTGGGTAAATCCAGTAACTTCCAGAAGCCCAAGCCAGGCAAAGGCAAGGCTGAGGCCCACTTCTCCCTGGTGCACTATGCTGGCACAGTGGATTACAACATCACTGGGTGGCTGGAGAAGAACAAGGACCCTCTGAATGAAACTGTCATTGGGCTGTACCAGAAATCATCTGTGAAGACCCTGGCTTTACTCTTTGCCTCTGCTGGAGGAGAGGCAG AGGCtagtggtggtggtggtggcaagAAGGGAGGCAAGAAGAAGGGCTCTTCTTTCCAGACTGTCTCAGCTCTTTTCCGG GAGAATCTGAACAAGCTGATGACCAATCTGCGGAGCACCCACCCCCATTTTGTGCGCTGCATCATCCCCAATGAGACTAAAACACCTG GTGCCATGGAGCACGAGCTGGTGCTGCACCAGCTGCGCTGTAACGGCGTGCTGGAAGGGATCAGGATCTGCAGGAAAGGGTTCCCCAGCAGAGTCCTCTATGCTGACTTCAAACAGAG ATACAAGGTGCTTAATGCCAGTGCCATCCCTGAGGGACAGTTCATCGATAGCAAGAAGGCTTCTGAGAAGCTTCTTAGTTCAATCGATGTGGATCACACCCAGTATAAATTTGGAAACACCAAG GTGTTCTTCAAAGCTGGGCTGATAGGGCTCCTGGAAGAGATGAGAGATGAGAAGCTGGCACAGCTCATCACCCGCACTCAGGCCATATGTAGGGGCTACCTGAGGAGGGTAGAGTACCAGAGGATGGTGGAGCGCAG GGAATCCATCTTCTCCATCCAGTTCAACATTCGTGCATTCATGAATGTCAAACACTGGTCATGGATGAAGCTGTTCTTCAAGATCAAGCCCTTGCTGAAGAGTGCAGAGTCTGAGAAGGAGATGGCCAACATGAAGGAAGAATTTGAGAAAACCAAGGAAGAGCTTGCAAAGTCTGAATCAAAGCGGAAGGAGATTGAAGAAAAAATGGCCTCTCtgatgaaggagaaaaatgacCTGCAGCTCCAAGTGCAATCT GAAGCAGATGCTTTGGCCGATGCAGAGGAAAGGTGCGACCAGCTcatcaaaaccaaaatccagCTGGAAGCCAAAGTTAAGGAAGTGACTGAAAGGGCAGAGgatgaagaagaaattaatgcTGAGTTGACAGCCAAGAAGAGGAAGCTGGAGGATGAATGTTCAGAGCTGAAGAAAGATATTGATGACCTTGAGCTAACACTGGCCaaggtggaaaaggaaaaatatgccACTGAAAACAAG GTGAAAAACCTGACTGAGGAGATGGCAGCTCTGGACGAGACCATTGCCAAGCTGACAAAGGAGAAGAAAGCCCTCCAAGAGGCGCATCAGCAGACCCTGGATGacctgcaggcagaggaggaCAAAGTCAATACTCTGACCAAAGCCAAGACCAAGCTGGAACAGCAAGTGGATGAT TTGGAAGGGTCCCTGGAGCAAGAGAAGAAACTGCGTATGGACCTGGAGAGAGCAAAGAGGAAACTGGAAGGTGACCTGAAGATGGCCCAGGACAGCATCATGGATTTGGAGAATGAtaagcagcagctggatgagAAACTGAAGAA GAAAGACTTTGAAATCAGCCAGATCCAGGGCAAGATCGAGGATGAGCAACTTCTAGGCATGCagtttcagaagaaaatcaagGAGCTGCAG GCCcgcattgaggagctggaggaggagattGAGGCAGAGCGAACCTCTCGCGCTAAAGCAGAGAAGCATCGCGCTGACCTGtccagggagctggaggagatcAGCGAGCGCCTGGAAGAAGCAGGAggggccacagcagctcaggtggAGATGAACAAGAAGCGTGAGGCAGAGTTCCAGAAGATGCGCCGTGACCTGGAAGAGGCCACGCTGCAGCACGAAGCCACGGCTGCCGCCCTGCGCAAGAAGCACGcggacagcacagctgagctgggcgAGCAGATCGACAACCTGCAACGCGTGAAGcagaagctggagaaggagaagagtgAGCTGAAGATGGAGATTGATGACTTGGCCAGCAACATGGAGTCTGTCTCCAAAGCCAAG GCCAACCTGGAGAAGATGTGCCGTACTCTGGAAGATCAGCTGAGTGAGATTAAAACCAAGGAAGAAGAACATCAGCACATGATCAACGACCTCAATGCTCAAAGAGCTCGTCTGCAGACAGAGTCAG GTCAATATTCACGTCAGGTGGAAGAGAAAGATGCTATGGTTTCCCAGCTGTCAAGAGGCAAACAGGCTTTCACCCAGCAGATTGAGGAACTCAAGAGGCGTCTGGATGAAGAGATAAAG GCCAAGAGTTCCTTGGCCCATGCCCTGCAGTCTGCTCGCCACGACTGTGACTTGCTCCGGGAACAAtatgaggaggagcaggaggccaAGGGGGAGCTGCAGCGAGCCCTGTCCAAGGCCAACAGTGAAGTGGCCCACTGGAGAACCAAATACGAGACGGACGCAATTCAGCGCACGGAGGAGCTCGAGGAGGCCAA GAAGAAGCTGGCCCAGCGCCTGCAGGATGCAGAGGAACATGTTGAGGCTGTCAATGCCAAATGTGCCTCTCTGGAAAAGAcaaagcagaggctgcagaatGAAGTGGAGGACCTGATGATTGACTTGGAGAGATCCaatgctgcctgtgctgctctggataAGAAGCAGAAGAACTTTGACAAG ATCCTGGCAGAATGGAAGCAGAAGTATGAGGAAACgcaggctgagctggaggcCTCGCAGAAGGAGTCGCGCTCTCTGAGCACGGAGCTGTTCAAGATGAAGAATGCCTATGAGGAGTCCTTGGACCACCTGGAAACAATGAAGCGGGAGAACAAGAACTTGCAGC AGGAGATTTCCGACCTCACGGAGCAGATTGCGGAGGGAGGAAAGGCGATTCATGAACTGGAGAAAGTCAAGAAGCAGATTGAGCAGGAGAAATCTGAACTGCAAGTGTCCCTGGAGGAAGCTGAG GCCTCCCTGGAACATGAGGAGGGGAAGATCCTGCGCCTGCAGCTTGAGCTCAACCAAGTGAAGGCTGAGATTGACAGGAAGATAGCAGAGAAAGATGAGGAGATTGACCAGATGAAGAGAAACAACCTGCGAATTGTGGAGTCCATGCAGGCCACCCTGGATGCTGagatcaggagcaggaatgaaGCCCTGAGACTGAAGAAGAAGATGGAGGGAGACCTGAATGAAATGGAGATCCAGCTGAGCCATGCCAATCGTGTGGCTTCAGAGGCACAGAAGAATCTGAGAAACACCCAGGCTGTCCTCAAG GACACCCAGATCCATCTGGATGAGGCTCTCAGGACACAGGAGGACCTGAAGGAGCAGGTGGCCATGGTGGAGCGCAGAGCAAACCTGCTGCAGGCTGAAGTTGAGGAGCTCcgggcagccctggagcagacAGAGCGGTCGAGGAAATTGGCTGAGCAGGAGCTTCTGGATGCAAGTGAGAGAGTACAGCTCCTCCACACTCAG AACACCAGCCTGATCAACACCAAGAAGAAGCTGGAAACAGACATTGCCCAGATCCAGAGTGAAATGGAGGATACCATCCAGGAAGCCCGCAATGCTGAGGAGAAGGCCAAGAAGGCCATCACAGAT GCGGCCATGATGGCAGAAGAGCTGAAGAAGGAGCAGGACACCAGTGCCCACCTGGAGAGGATGAAGAAGAACCTGGACCAGACGGTGAAGGACCTGCAGTTTCGTCTTGATGAGGCCGAGCAGCTGGCACTGAAGGGAGGGAAGAAGCAGATCCAGAAGCTGGAGGCCAGG GTGCgggagctggaaggggaggTTGATGCTGAGCAGAAGCGCAGCGCTGAAGCCGTGAAGGGTGTGCGCAAGTACGAGCGCAGGGTGAAGGAACTCACCTACCAG TCTGAGGAGGACAGGAAGAatgtgctgaggctgcaggatcTGGTGGACAAGCTGCAAATGAAATTGAAATCCTACAAGAGACAAGCTGAGGAAGCT GAGGAGCTGTCCAATGTGAACCTGTCCAAGTTCCGCAAGATCCAGCACGAGCTGGAGGAGGCCGAGGAGCGGGCTGACATTGCAGAGTCACAGGTCAACAAGCTCCGAGCCAAGAGCCGTGAGATTCATGTCAAGAAAATAGGAGAGGAAGAGTGA